In a single window of the Drosophila albomicans strain 15112-1751.03 chromosome 3, ASM965048v2, whole genome shotgun sequence genome:
- the LOC117572099 gene encoding uncharacterized protein LOC117572099, with translation MLVKHLVKQGLLFRNAGAMSRAAYHGGGHHQHSTMNDLPVPAGDWKEQHSQNQTKYNAALLTGILVLAGTIGFVKSSGLIHLNYSPPSNLD, from the exons ATGTTGGTCAAGCACCTCGTCAAACAAGGACTGTTGTTCAGAAATG ctgGCGCCATGTCGCGTGCTGCCTACCACGGTGGCGGACACCACCAGCACTCCACCATGAACGATTTGCCCGTGCCCGCTGGTGACTGGAAGGAACAGCACAGCCAGAACCAGACCAAGTACAACGCCGCCTTGTTGACCGGTATCCTGGTCTTGGCTGGCACCATTGGCTTC GTGAAGTCCTCAGGCTTGATCCATCTGAACTACAGCCCTCCCAGCAACTTGGATTAA
- the LOC117572098 gene encoding DNA-directed RNA polymerase III subunit RPC7, with amino-acid sequence MAGRGRGGKTGSLTAEQMQALGCVGKDMPQVQSAPPPTFPPVLNKPITLETTTAQSYQLLWKEDFLNRMRDSPYYIISASQEKKKTDVKDWREKAIQRLKHRAQAEFNYKAMPRELNSTSRKRTAAELRPKQVAKKNKNIEDRLKQLEQKELKSGAGAGGDNDNDEAKQESDSEREDEQEDPEAALDDEMDEENDYANDYFDNGEAYNEEDDNMDDGPVY; translated from the exons ATGGCAGGACGTGGTCGCGGTGGTAAAACGGGCTCGCTGACTGCGGAGCAGATGCAGGCGCTGGGCTGTGTGGGCAAGGACATGCCACAAGTGCAGTCGGCGCCGCCGCCAACATTTCCTCCGGTGCTCAACAAACCTATCACACTAGAG ACAACCACAGCGCAAAGCTATCAACTGTTGTGGAAAGAAGACTTTCTGAATCGCATGCGGGATTCGCCTTACTACATAATCTCTGCCAGCcaggagaagaagaaaacagACGTCAAGGATTGGCGAGAA AAAGCAATACAGCGCCTTAAACATCGCGCCCAAGCCGAGTTCAACTACAAAGCAATGCCCCGAGAGCTGAATTCCACAAGTAGGAAGCGAACTGCAGCTGAGTTGCGTCCCAAACAAGTTgctaagaaaaataaaaacatcgAGGATAGACTGAAACAGCTAGAACAGAAAGAGCTCAAAAGTGGCGCTGGCGCCGGCGGCGATAATGACAACGATGAGGCCAAACAGGAGTCTGACTCGGAGCGAGAGGATGAGCAAGAGGATCCCGAGGCAGCATTGGATGATGAGATGGACGAGGAGAACGACTATGCCAACGATTACTTTGACAATGGCGAAGCCTACAATGAGGAGGACGATAACATGGACGATGGTCCCGTCTActag
- the LOC117567206 gene encoding RAB6-interacting golgin: MAEKFNGFSHDEILKITGHKQGGRTNNERARHILMSQPGIRRMPDKTDKPDKLFRQADQLRKQQQPQQQPKSQQQTKSKSRSTTPTAPATPTPSVESLNLDGGLSESLVQALYCGPINNNNNNGKAATSATSGDSEVLDDSSIIKLGSIGNDNDVVASAADSTIDSANEERLSTDSPFKGISLKDFEQHRKMIEEQNKQKKQMLYKAIEQHTQKTAAESRKIEEIRHELSKLESDLAVDVALLRKQIDTACIHFANVEKQYVKIEAQFLKAKIDLHNASEKKELLTEHLCTVIAHNEDRKAQKLTELMQKVGLSPTEDDQPESAAIEIN; the protein is encoded by the exons ATGGCTGAGAAATTTAATGGGTTTAGTCACGACGAAATACTCAAAATCACAGGACACAAACAAGGTGGTCGAACCAACAATGAAAGAG CAAGGCATATACTCATGAGCCAGCCGGGTATAAGGCGCATGCCGGATAAGACGGATAAGCCGGATAAGCTCTTCCGCCAGGCCGATCAATTgcgaaagcagcaacagccacaacaacaaccgaagtctcaacaacaaacgaaatcgaaatcaagATCAACCACGCCCACAGCGCCAGCAACTCCCACGCCTAGTGTTGAATCACTCAATCTCGATGGCGGACTCTCAGAGTCACTTGTTCAGGCACTCTACTGTGGAcctatcaacaacaacaataataatggcaAAGCTGCCACGTCTGCAACAAGCGGCGATAGCGAAGTTCTCGATGACAGCTCAATCATTAAGCTAGGCAGCATAGgaaatgataatgatgttgttgcttccGCTGCTGACAGCACCATTGATTCTGCAAATGAAGAGAGGCTGAGCACTGATTCCCCTTTTAAGGGTATTTCACTAAAGGATTTCGAGCAGCATCGCAAGATGATCGAGGAGcagaataaacaaaagaaacaaatgcTCTACAAAGCGATCGAACAGCATACGCAAAAAACTGCCGCCGAATCTCGCAAAATCGAAGAGATTCGTCATGAGCTCTCCAAGCTGGAGAGCGATCTTGCCGTGGATGTGGCGCTGCTACGCAAGCAGATTGACACTGCCTGCATCCACTTTGCAAATGTGGA aaAACAGTATGTTAAGATTGAGGCTCAATTTCTGAAGGCGAAAATCGATTTGCACAACGCATCCGAGAAGAAGGAGCTGCTCACGGAACATCTCTGCACGGTTATTGCCCACAATGAGGATCGTAAGGCtcaaaagttgaccgaactgATGCAAAAAGTCGGTTTATCGCCAACTGAAGATGATCAACCTGAATCTGCTGcaatagaaattaattaa
- the LOC117567207 gene encoding ubiquinone biosynthesis protein COQ4 homolog, mitochondrial — protein sequence MMRRCWQSTLPLAQRSWQRSLPQAQFRTMVTEAPTEELDDFEREYLKQRIQISPFQRMLLGAGSSIAALLDPRRHDMIACLGETTGENALWNILDSMQSSEEGRRILAEKPRINTQTIDFKRLEALPPDTFGATYAKFLKDNQVTPDTRMEVRFLDDPKLAYLMTRYRECHDLVHTVLNMPTNMLGEVAVKWVEALNTGLPMCYGGAVFGAVRLRPKQRREYLKRYLPWAIENGKQMKPLMPVYWEQRWEQSVHELRAELGIKVLQ from the exons ATGATGCGACGTTGCTGGCAAAGTACTTTGCCATTGGCTCAGCGAAGCTGGCAGCGTTCTCTGCCCCAGGCACAATTCCGCACCATGGTCACAGAAGCGCCCACGGAGGAACTGGATGACTTTGAGCGAGAATACCTCAAGCAGCGCATACAGATCTCACCATTCCAGAGAATGCTGCTCGGGGCGGGTTCGTCCATTGCCGCTCTACTCGATCCACGACG CCATGACATGATCGCCTGCTTGGGCGAGACGACGGGCGAGAATGCACTATGGAATATTCTGGACAGCATGCAGAGCAGCGAGGAAGGACGACGCATCCTCGCTGAGAAGCCACGCATCAACACACAGACCATTGACTTCAAACGTTTGGAGGCGTTGCCGCCTGACACCTTTGGTGCCACCTATGCTAAGTTCCTCAAAGACAAC CAAGTGACGCCCGATACACGCATGGAGGTGCGCTTTCTCGATGATCCTAAGCTGGCCTATTTAATGACCCGCTATCGGGAGTGCCATGATCTCGTTCACACTGTGCTTAACATGCCAACGAATATGCTAGGCGAGGTGGCGGTCAAGTGGGTGGAAGCCTTAAACACTGGCCTGCCGATGTGTTATGGAGGCGCCGTCTTTGGCGCAGTGCGTCTGCGACCCAA GCAACGTCGAGAGTACTTGAAGCGCTATTTGCCGTGGGCCATCGAGAATGGTAAGCAGATGAAGCCATTGATGCCCGTGTATTGGGAGCAGCGTTGGGAGCAAAGCGTGCACGAATTGCGTGCCGAATTGGGCATTAAAGTCTTGCAATGA
- the LOC117567205 gene encoding UDP-sugar transporter UST74c: MSISRGGSTALDLAPLLDASNNSDNSDTEAKSNGALLNASSSHSHRDKERERDREREEADSAVFVKKVGSAVFYGISSFMITVVNKTVLTSYAFPSFLFLSLGQLTASIVVLGAGKRLKLVNYPPLQRNTFAKIFPLPLIFGFNMIFGLGGTKALSLPMFAALRRFSILMTMLLELKILGVRPTTAVQISVYAMIGGALIAASDDLSFMQGYTYVMITNALTASNGVYVKKKLDTSEIGKYGLMFYNSLFMFLPALLINYFTGDLQKALDFPSWNDPAFVLQFLLSCVMGFILSYSTIVCTQFNSALTTTIVGCLKNICVTYLGMFIGGDYVFSWLNCIGINISVMASLLYTYVTFRRKQAPDKQSHLPSSRGESV, encoded by the coding sequence atGAGTATATCGCGTGGTGGCAGCACGGCGCTGGATTTAGCGCCGCTGCTcgatgccagcaacaacagcgataaCAGCGACACTGAGGCAAAATCAAATGGAGCCCTGTTGAATGCTTCTTCTAGTCACAGTCATAGGGACAAGGAGcgcgagcgagacagagaaCGCGAGGAAGCCGATTCAGCGGTATTTGTAAAGAAGGTTGGCAGCGCCGTTTTCTATGGCATCTCGTCATTCATGATTACAGTGGTCAACAAAACCGTGCTGACCTCATACGCCTTCCCCTCGTTCCTGTTCCTTAGCCTGGGCCAATTAACCGCCAGCATTGTGGTGCTGGGCGCCGGCAAACGTCTGAAGCTGGTCAACTATCCGCCGCTACAGCGTAATACGTTCGCCAAGATCTTTCCGCTGCCCTTGATCTTCGGTTTCAACATGATCTTTGGCCTGGGTGGCACCAAAGCGCTTAGTCTGCCAATGTTTGCGGCACTGCGTCGTTTCTCCATCTTGATGACAATGCTGCTGGAGCTAAAGATACTCGGTGTACGCCCCACAACAGCTGTTCAGATTAGTGTTTATGCCATGATTGGTGGCGCATTGATAGCTGCCTCGGATGATCTGTCCTTCATGCAAGGCTACACGTATGTGATGATAACCAATGCGCTGACCGCCTCCAATGGCGTGTACGTGAAGAAGAAACTGGATACCTCGGAGATTGGCAAATACGGTTTAATGTTCTACAATTCATTGTTCATGTTCTTGCCGGCGTTGCTGATTAACTATTTCACGGGAGATCTGCAGAAAGCGTTGGATTTTCCCAGCTGGAATGATCCCGCATTTGTGCTGCAATTCCTGCTCAGCTGTGTCATGGGCTTCATACTCTCCTACAGCACCATTGTGTGCACGCAATTCAATTCGGCGCTGACCACAACGATTGTGGGTTGCCTCAAGAACATTTGCGTCACATATCTGGGGATGTTTATTGGAGGCGATTATGTGTTCTCGTGGCTCAACTGCATTGGCATCAACATCAGCGTAATGGCCAGTTTGCTGTACACATACGTGACCTTCCGGCGGAAGCAAGCACCGGACAAGCAATCCCATCTGCCCAGTTCTCGCGGAGAGAGTGTCTAG
- the LOC117567204 gene encoding neurofilament heavy polypeptide has product MSSSKKRSKDEQIPKPISIKKEKSEEDRTLQPISHYIDDRLELVKQIFGTLKPKTIMNLAPEFLKKTSLDEIEELCLNELLCISTKRLKSIIADTRCPTDTESSEDSDVEHKEEHISLEEISSDSDIGGSETRRAKKLRKSNAKRADKTNENKEPDGQISVLELLELQARARAIRSQLAMEPITKIEVKSDDEEEKTSKRSSEKEKSREKRSHRSSEQSSSKRKSSEQSRREQAQTNGSKPKETTAPAPAPAQKKIKIKRNYRTSTKTPEKEVTPVVKTTSQPEISQDKSDRSRSASPDVIPIPAEPETLLISDSTDDEATVKPKETVEQTKVVPPPIPEPEPAELSEPEEGEVREESENETEAEPVKKKAEEEQPIESTAVETEKPAAAAEAVPVESADVEKPSTSSQPIVEAEQPQLSSSIVDEEDQNDDVISIGGDLEHEMIAELAEVTDEPPVKVKPEKLPDPEEEDNDVISLNTSEDEHEKLQETNSESWRTRYLKSSKVNQVLAASRLGKRVRDKIKESKRAQKKHSEGKGNGDEKSSKQSQQQQFTSKHEDGSMEQYQELLQHRQRKSSNSSKGDK; this is encoded by the exons atgAGCAGCTCTAAGAAAAGAAGTAAGGATGAACAAATACCGAAGCCAATTAGCATCAAGAAGGAAAAATCGGAGGAAGACCGCACGCTGCAGCCCATTTCCCACTATATTGATGACCGCCTGGAGCTGGTCAAGCAAATCTTTGGCACGCTGAAGCCAAAGACTATCATGAATCTAGCACCAGAGTTTCTTAAG AAGACGAGCTTAGATGAAATCGAGGAACTTTGTTTAAATGAGCTGCTTTGCATCTCAACCAAACGTTTAAAGTCTATCATAGCGGACACTCGCTGCCCCACAGATACTGAGAGTTCCGAGGACTCGGATGTGGAGCACAAGGAAG AGCACATTTCGCTGGAAGAGATTTCATCAGACAGCGACATTGGAGGCAGCGAAACACGGCGCG CTAAGAAATTGCGAAAATCGAACGCTAAAAGAGCCGATAAAAccaatgaaaataaagaac CGGATGGACAGATCAGTGTGCTGGAGCTGCTGGAATTGCAGGCTAGAGCTCGAGCTATACGCTCGCAGCTGGCAATGGAGCCGATTACCAAGATTGAAGTGAAATCCGACGATGAGGAGGAGAAGACCAGCAAACGGTCATCAGAGAAGGAAAAGTCCAGAGAAAAGCGTAGTCATAGGAGCTCTGAGCAGTCGAGCAGCAAGCGCAAGTCAAGCGAACAGTCGAGAAGAGAGCAGGCACAAACCAATGGTAGCAAACCCAAGGAAACAACAGCTCCAGCACCAGCTCCAGCGCAAAAGAAGATCAAGATAAAGCGCAATTATCGGACATCAACCAAAACACCCGAGAAGGAAGTTACACCAGTTGTAAAGACAACAAGTCAGCCAGAAATAAGTCAAGATAAGTCGGATAGATCGCGTTCAGCTTCACCGGATGTGATTCCCATACCAGCGGAACCGGAAACGCTGCTAATAAGCGACAGCACCGACGATGAGGCAACCGTAAAGCCAAAAGAAACAGTAGAGCAGACAAAAGTTGTTCCACCTCCAATCCCTGAGCCAGAGCCAGCTGAGCTAAGCGAACCCGAAGAGGGCGAGGTGAGAGAAGAAAGCGAAAatgagactgaggctgagcCAGTGAAGAAGAAAGCAGAGGAAGAGCAGCCAATTGAATCGACAGCTGTGGAGACTGAGAaaccagcagctgctgctgaagcaGTTCCTGTTGAATCGGCAGATGTTGAGAAACCGTCCACTAGCAGTCAGCCAATCGTAGAAGCAGAGCAGCCACAGCTAAGCAGTTCCATTGTGGACGAAGAGGATCAGAACGATGATGTCATTTCCATAGGCGGTGATCTAGAGCACGAAATGATTGCAGAGTTGGCTGAGGTGACAGATGAGCCACCAGTCAAAGTAAAGCCCGAGAAACTGCCAGATCCCGAGGAGGAGGATAACGATGTGATATCGTTAAACACCAGCGAGGATGAGCACGAAAAACTGCAGGAAACGAATTCTGAG TCGTGGCGTACACGCTATCTGAAGAGCTCGAAGGTTAACCAGGTGCTCGCGGCATCGCGATTGGGAAAACGTGTGCGTGATAAAATCAAGGAGTCGAAACGTGCCCAAAAAAAGCACAGCGAGGGCAAAGGGAACGGCGATGAAAAGTCATCGAAgcagtcacagcagcagcagttcacCTCGAAGCACGAGGATGGCTCCATGGAGCAATACCAAGAACTTTTACAGCACCGACAGCGCAAAAgttccaacagcagcaagggCGACAAGTAA
- the LOC117571091 gene encoding uncharacterized protein LOC117571091, with product MAAKAMEDMSTTNTENEDPVEQQEESERDPDKFTVRLNGQKDLEQRLREFKAACDAHEKHARKRRRRRYYHMGLVAKVVMETTHDELRRMLEHGTLTFHVDMVAFKPDELATIMETLNIAISAHADERELRTATGLAAEINGDCCRVGRLRNNCTTMLARGAVLTLTTDVAYRYAGFREIVYVINLHAYLSSIRLNDVLLIGREVRCRVVKTLHEALAVLIIDAGLLSSYDFIELPRQCNALAPEMYAELFTSDLERAASLNAHYVVMPKIRCKSFLRSLSMAIKANYEFKLIGCIDFEYVRNNMLDLLGIIKLLDYIWIPDMFSVNCCVYNYIMEDALPIAHCQKKPVIGTVPLERCNDFKRFELHEFLWKIDAIHMQKSPWCNKYPLIVKKLMPIRDYRVGVVQNQQQVKSILTSYQTIINFIIRTISTIECQAIFVFTKCENASVALARSEIYCPVYMMMPLLEDDDEATVRCKFDLARALHLRRNMHPVIYTPDLNECGYSPIEFGVDYMRRKGCLEVGDFVVTLEVGKEEDENVVLGIGEDVCILRAFYVAPVFNCEKFKYGT from the coding sequence ATGGCTGCCAAAGCTATGGAGGATATGAGCACTACCAACACGGAGAACGAGGATCCGGTTGAGCAGCAGGAAGAAAGCGAACGTGATCCCGACAAGTTCACAGTGCGTTTGAATGGCCAAAAGGATTTGGAGCAGCGTCTGCGTGAGTTTAAAGCCGCCTGCGATGCGCACGAGAAGCATGCGCGTaaacgacgtcgtcgtcgctaCTACCACATGGGCTTGGTAGCCAAAGTCGTGATGGAGACGACGCACGACGAACTGCGTCGCATGCTCGAGCACGGCACCTTGACCTTCCACGTGGACATGGTGGCCTTCAAGCCCGACGAACTGGCCACCATCATGGAAACTCTGAACATTGCCATCTCTGCGCATGCCGACGAACGTGAGTTGCGCACAGCCACCGGATTGGCTGCTGAGATCAATGGCGACTGTTGCCGCGTTGGACGACTGCGCAACAACTGCACAACAATGTTGGCACGCGGTGCTGTGCTTACTTTAACGACGGATGTAGCTTATCGCTATGCTGGCTTCAGGGAGATTGTGTATGTGATCAATCTGCATGCGTATCTCAGCTCAATACGTTTGAATGATGTGCTGCTTATCGGACGCGAGGTGCGTTGTCGTGTGGTCAAAACATTGCACGAAGCACTGGCTGTTCTGATCATCGATGCTGGGCTGTTGTCTTCTTATGACTTTATTGAACTGCCGCGACAATGCAATGCGCTGGCACCCGAAATGTATGCGGAGCTCTTCACCAGCGATCTGGAACGTGCTGCGAGTCTTAATGCTCACTATGTGGTCATGCCAAAGATACGATGTAAATCCTTTTTGCGATCGCTGTCGATGGCGATTAAAGCGAATTACGAGTTCAAGTTGATTGGTTGCATTGACTTTGAGTATGTGCGCAATAATATGCTTGATCTACTTGGCATTATTAAGCTGTTGGATTACATTTGGATACCAGACATGTTTTCAGTCAATTGCTGTGTCTACAACTATATTATGGAGGACGCTTTGCCCATTGCTCATTGCCAAAAGAAGCCGGTGATTGGCACTGTGCCGCTGGAGCGTTGCAACGACTTCAAACGATTCGAGCTGCACGAGTTTCTCTGGAAGATTGATGCTATTCACATGCAGAAGAGTCCGTGGTGCAACAAATATCCGCTGATTGTCAAGAAACTGATGCCCATTCGAGACTATCGCGTTGGTGTCGTCCAAAACCAGCAGCAGGTCAAGAGTATTCTCACATCGTATCAGACAATCATCAACTTTATCATACGCACCATATCGACCATCGAATGTCAGGCGATCTTTGTATTTACCAAGTGTGAGAATGCTAGTGTGGCATTGGCACGTTCCGAGATATATTGTCCCGTCTATATGATGATGCCGTTGCTCGAAGATGACGATGAAGCGACAGTCCGATGCAAGTTTGATTTGGCACGCGCTTTGCATCTGCGCCGTAATATGCATCCTGTGATCTATACGCCCGATCTCAATGAGTGCGGTTACAGCCCGATTGAGTTTGGTGTGGATTATATGCGGCGCAAAGGCTGCTTGGAAGTGGGTGACTTTGTGGTCACACTCGAAGTGGGCAAGGAGGAAGATGAGAATGTTGTGCTGGGCATTGGTGAAGATGTTTGCATACTGCGTGCTTTCTACGTGGCGCCTGTGTTCAACTGCGAGAAGTTCAAGTATGGCACCTGA